A stretch of the Aggregicoccus sp. 17bor-14 genome encodes the following:
- a CDS encoding tetratricopeptide repeat protein, protein MRLPVLLSALLLATSALAAPPASSTPEPRGEVRARLSSVEQYLDDWDVPAARRELEALQKLVPADIEPLKYFQGRIAFEEGRYDEAVGLLEGAKVDDKPGSYLRLARDTRDIVKGHQKAESEHFILLYPPGKDAILAPYALETLEAIHRALQQDLGYAPPGKVRVELVNSARELSKVSTLTLKQIQTTGTIAICKFNKLMVTSPKAVARGYDWQDTLAHEYVHLVVSQLSHNTVPIWLHEGLAKYQESRWRGEGGLALTPSTLALLGRRVKSNTLVPFEKMHPSIAMLPTAEDAATAFAEVFFAIDYLHGEKGTAGMRALIASLKGGQTDKKAVESAMGMPFAQFEKGWLAHIKQQPFPKELLPREQVVLKEEGKADAKKQKGKEISFGDFAEVTEVPARQFAHLGELMRERNRTKAASEELSRAHALVGDKYESVSNKYALTLLELKRLDEAERVLRGSLRVHPGSPQTNVHLGRILLFRKDYPKARTAYLEALAADPFDPEIHLALTRIHGALGEQALAERTRKASSVLTGLKPEEVDKVAQALVQDEGALGGMDVPGTETRPSPPAPKPQPAGKGGREDVDAFGMGRDGGQ, encoded by the coding sequence GTGAGACTGCCTGTCCTCCTCTCGGCGCTGCTGCTCGCCACCTCCGCGCTCGCGGCGCCTCCGGCCTCCTCCACGCCCGAGCCGCGCGGCGAGGTGCGCGCACGGCTCTCCAGCGTGGAGCAGTACCTGGACGACTGGGACGTGCCGGCGGCGCGCCGCGAGCTGGAGGCGCTGCAGAAGCTGGTGCCCGCGGACATCGAGCCGCTCAAGTACTTCCAGGGCCGCATCGCCTTCGAGGAGGGGCGCTACGACGAGGCGGTGGGGCTGCTCGAGGGCGCGAAGGTGGACGACAAGCCGGGCAGCTACCTGCGGCTCGCGCGCGACACCCGCGACATCGTGAAGGGCCACCAGAAAGCCGAGAGCGAGCACTTCATCCTGCTCTACCCCCCGGGCAAGGACGCCATCCTCGCGCCCTACGCGCTCGAGACGCTGGAGGCCATCCACCGCGCGCTGCAGCAGGACCTGGGCTACGCGCCGCCCGGCAAGGTGCGCGTGGAGCTGGTGAACAGCGCGCGCGAGCTCTCCAAGGTGAGCACGCTCACGCTGAAGCAGATCCAGACCACCGGCACCATCGCCATCTGCAAGTTCAACAAGCTGATGGTGACCAGCCCCAAGGCGGTGGCGCGCGGCTACGACTGGCAGGACACGCTCGCGCACGAGTACGTGCACCTGGTGGTGAGCCAGCTCAGCCACAACACCGTGCCCATCTGGCTGCACGAGGGGCTCGCGAAGTACCAGGAGAGCCGCTGGCGCGGCGAGGGGGGCCTTGCGCTCACGCCCTCCACGCTCGCGCTGCTGGGCCGGCGCGTGAAGAGCAACACGCTGGTCCCCTTCGAGAAGATGCACCCCTCCATCGCCATGCTGCCCACCGCGGAGGACGCGGCCACGGCCTTCGCCGAGGTGTTCTTCGCCATCGACTACCTGCACGGCGAGAAGGGCACCGCCGGGATGCGCGCGCTCATCGCGTCGCTCAAGGGCGGGCAGACGGACAAGAAGGCGGTGGAGAGCGCCATGGGCATGCCCTTCGCGCAGTTCGAGAAGGGCTGGCTCGCGCACATCAAGCAGCAGCCCTTCCCCAAGGAGCTGCTGCCGCGCGAGCAGGTGGTGCTGAAAGAAGAGGGCAAGGCGGACGCGAAGAAGCAGAAGGGCAAGGAGATCTCCTTCGGCGACTTCGCCGAGGTGACCGAGGTGCCCGCGCGCCAGTTCGCGCACCTGGGCGAGCTGATGCGCGAGCGCAACCGCACGAAGGCGGCGAGCGAGGAGCTCTCGCGCGCGCACGCCCTCGTCGGGGACAAGTACGAGAGCGTCTCCAACAAGTACGCGCTCACGCTGCTCGAGCTCAAGCGCCTGGACGAGGCGGAGCGCGTGCTGCGCGGCTCCTTGCGCGTGCACCCGGGTAGCCCGCAGACCAACGTGCACCTGGGCCGCATCCTGCTCTTCCGCAAGGACTACCCGAAGGCGCGCACCGCCTACCTCGAGGCGCTCGCGGCGGACCCCTTCGACCCGGAGATCCACCTCGCCCTCACCCGCATCCACGGCGCGCTGGGGGAGCAGGCGCTCGCCGAGCGCACGCGCAAGGCGAGCAGCGTGCTCACCGGCCTCAAGCCCGAGGAGGTGGACAAGGTGGCGCAGGCGCTGGTGCAGGACGAGGGCGCGCTGGGCGGCATGGACGTGCCCGGCACCGAGACCCGCCCCAGCCCCCCGGCCCCGAAGCCGCAGCCCGCCGGCAAGGGCGGCCGCGAGGACGTGGACGCCTTCGGCATGGGGCGTGACGGGGGCCAGTAG
- a CDS encoding DUF4175 family protein, with protein MNFETPQSPAPQSSPLPPPPSGPGTGAGANQARVPPRTGGVARLLAAVRARQRRIFWLQGALLGLAAGLVLALAGALLSSLWLPGGRALLALAPLTALGLAALFGLWRAARAVGDDARTARRVGEARPELSLDVLAAVELQRERAAQEPTPDEAPARHSAALADAFLAQMDARADGVDARGIVEAEPARRAGLVLAAALLLALGLVLLAGGRVRSGLSRALQTQGAAGAEAAPVEPITGDIELTYRYPAYTGLAPRTVPGTTGEVSAPAGTEVALKTRSDRPVARAELVVNGEALPLQVSGGRELTGSFVAKKAGHYHFVFSAAGASEPLAVGPDIALNVEADAPPQVTLLTPAAELEVDPGQKVTLKYEATDDYGLSGGLALVYRLPGRPEDTRVALPREDSRRARGQYTWDLGQLPGGRKLQPGDRISYYVEAKDNDAVEGPKRGVSRTQTLRVYSASEHRREALQKAEQLWNRMVDHLADRLEAPERAKKGVDPAAVGNGSSVDARGQSLVEDLRALSQALGKERDAPAELVTALQNISQSLGQRVRATAELRKLYLRYTKLRGNDWGTGNRLASTLDEEVTELERDVLYLESLLDRTRLQEIQELAQRLSGERRELSRLIEQFKASPSEAAQAEVMRQIESVRQRMQELAQRMSELRQGIRDEHLNAEALEEMMKEQDVSSSLDDVEKLMREGKADEALAKLQQLSQQMDEMMQGLDDAGEDFGSEQYPELAEKYGKFMKDLDETAQKQQQLSEQTRKLRDAARERSRDRLGQKGQALKDELLKDVSQAQKGYAERRVDELSSRGARPLEEVQNELQNVENALKANDFDLAAEAAQRAQSAAEQLSMLGQQQRELDVMWGNPPEVRQQSADLAKKLRQEGERVSDVSRKLQSLFPPPGSQLSAGEKDQLKKLAGQQQQLGEKAQSLREQMEEMEQMAPLFGEEAGEQMEGIGQKMGDAAQRMAGQDPQKGYGEQQGAMEALKQFQQAMKESQRGRGKGKGLPLPMAGGQRRQGNGRDSSQEKVELPDADAYQAPKEFRQDLLDAMKQGAPEKYKDQVKRYYEELVK; from the coding sequence GTGAACTTCGAGACCCCGCAGAGCCCAGCGCCCCAGTCCTCGCCCCTGCCCCCGCCGCCCTCCGGCCCGGGCACGGGTGCGGGCGCCAACCAGGCCCGGGTGCCACCGCGCACCGGCGGGGTGGCGCGGCTGCTCGCGGCGGTGCGCGCCCGCCAGCGCCGCATCTTCTGGCTGCAGGGCGCGCTGCTGGGGCTCGCGGCCGGGCTGGTGCTCGCGCTCGCCGGGGCGCTGCTCTCCTCGCTGTGGTTGCCGGGGGGCAGGGCGCTGCTCGCGCTCGCCCCGCTCACGGCGCTGGGGCTCGCGGCCCTCTTCGGGCTGTGGCGCGCGGCGCGCGCGGTGGGCGATGACGCGCGCACGGCGCGGCGGGTGGGTGAGGCGCGCCCCGAGCTCTCGCTGGACGTGCTCGCCGCGGTGGAGCTGCAGCGCGAGCGGGCGGCACAGGAGCCCACCCCGGACGAGGCGCCTGCGCGGCACTCGGCGGCGCTCGCGGACGCCTTCCTCGCGCAGATGGACGCGCGGGCGGATGGGGTGGACGCGCGGGGCATCGTGGAGGCGGAGCCCGCGCGGCGCGCGGGGCTGGTGCTCGCGGCAGCGCTGCTGCTCGCGCTCGGGCTCGTGCTCCTCGCGGGCGGGCGCGTGCGCTCGGGGCTCTCGCGCGCGCTGCAGACGCAAGGGGCCGCCGGCGCGGAGGCAGCGCCCGTGGAGCCCATCACCGGAGACATCGAGCTCACCTACCGCTACCCCGCGTACACCGGGCTCGCGCCGCGCACCGTGCCGGGCACCACCGGCGAGGTGAGCGCGCCGGCGGGCACCGAGGTCGCGCTGAAGACGCGCAGCGACCGGCCGGTGGCGCGCGCGGAGCTGGTGGTCAACGGCGAGGCGCTGCCGCTCCAGGTCTCCGGGGGGCGCGAGCTCACCGGCAGCTTCGTGGCGAAGAAGGCGGGCCACTACCACTTCGTCTTCTCCGCGGCCGGCGCCTCGGAGCCGCTCGCGGTGGGCCCGGACATCGCGCTCAATGTGGAGGCGGACGCGCCGCCCCAGGTGACGCTGCTCACCCCGGCGGCCGAGCTGGAGGTGGACCCCGGCCAGAAGGTGACGCTGAAGTACGAGGCCACGGACGACTACGGGCTCTCCGGCGGGCTCGCGCTCGTGTACCGGCTGCCGGGCCGCCCCGAGGACACGCGCGTGGCGCTGCCGCGCGAGGACTCCCGGCGCGCGCGCGGCCAGTACACGTGGGACCTCGGCCAGCTGCCCGGCGGGCGCAAGCTGCAGCCCGGCGATCGCATCAGCTACTACGTGGAGGCGAAGGACAACGACGCGGTGGAGGGGCCCAAGCGCGGAGTGAGCCGCACCCAGACCCTGCGCGTGTACAGCGCGAGCGAGCACCGGCGCGAGGCGCTGCAGAAGGCCGAGCAGCTGTGGAACCGCATGGTGGACCACCTCGCGGACCGGCTGGAGGCGCCCGAGCGGGCAAAGAAGGGCGTGGACCCGGCGGCCGTGGGCAACGGCAGCAGCGTGGATGCGCGCGGGCAGAGCCTGGTGGAGGACCTGCGCGCGCTCTCGCAGGCGCTGGGCAAGGAGCGCGACGCGCCGGCCGAGCTGGTGACGGCGCTGCAGAACATCTCCCAGTCGCTGGGCCAGCGCGTGCGCGCCACCGCCGAGCTGCGCAAGCTGTACCTGCGCTACACGAAGCTGCGCGGCAACGACTGGGGCACCGGCAACCGGCTCGCGAGCACGCTGGACGAGGAGGTCACCGAGCTCGAGCGCGACGTGCTCTACCTCGAGAGCCTGCTGGACCGCACCCGGCTGCAGGAGATCCAGGAGCTCGCCCAGCGCCTCTCCGGCGAGCGGCGCGAGCTCAGCCGCCTCATCGAGCAGTTCAAGGCGAGCCCCAGCGAGGCGGCGCAGGCGGAGGTCATGCGGCAGATCGAGAGCGTGCGCCAGCGCATGCAGGAGCTCGCGCAGCGCATGAGCGAGCTGCGCCAGGGCATCCGCGACGAGCACCTCAACGCCGAGGCGCTCGAGGAGATGATGAAGGAGCAGGACGTCTCCAGCTCGCTCGACGACGTGGAGAAGCTGATGCGCGAGGGCAAGGCGGACGAGGCGCTCGCGAAGCTGCAGCAGCTCAGCCAGCAGATGGACGAGATGATGCAGGGCCTGGACGACGCCGGGGAGGACTTCGGCAGCGAGCAGTACCCGGAGCTCGCCGAGAAGTACGGCAAGTTCATGAAGGACCTGGACGAGACCGCCCAGAAGCAGCAGCAGCTCAGCGAGCAGACCCGCAAGCTGCGAGACGCCGCGCGCGAGCGCAGCCGCGACCGGCTGGGGCAGAAGGGCCAGGCGCTCAAGGACGAGCTGCTCAAGGACGTGTCCCAGGCCCAGAAGGGCTACGCCGAGCGGCGCGTGGACGAGCTGAGCAGCCGCGGCGCGCGCCCCCTCGAGGAGGTGCAGAACGAGCTGCAGAACGTGGAGAACGCGCTCAAGGCGAACGACTTCGACCTCGCCGCCGAGGCCGCCCAGCGCGCGCAGAGCGCCGCCGAGCAGCTGTCCATGCTGGGGCAGCAGCAGCGGGAGCTGGACGTGATGTGGGGCAACCCGCCCGAGGTGCGCCAGCAGTCCGCGGACCTGGCGAAGAAGCTGCGCCAGGAGGGCGAGCGCGTCTCGGACGTGAGCCGCAAGCTGCAGAGCCTCTTCCCGCCGCCGGGCAGCCAGCTGAGCGCGGGCGAGAAGGATCAGCTCAAGAAGCTCGCCGGGCAGCAGCAGCAGCTGGGTGAGAAGGCGCAGTCCTTGCGCGAGCAGATGGAGGAGATGGAGCAGATGGCGCCGCTGTTCGGCGAGGAGGCCGGCGAGCAGATGGAGGGCATCGGTCAGAAGATGGGCGATGCGGCCCAGCGCATGGCCGGCCAGGACCCGCAGAAGGGCTACGGCGAGCAGCAGGGCGCGATGGAGGCGCTCAAGCAGTTCCAGCAGGCGATGAAGGAGAGCCAGCGCGGGCGCGGCAAGGGCAAGGGGCTGCCCTTGCCCATGGCCGGCGGCCAGCGGCGCCAGGGCAACGGACGCGACAGCAGCCAGGAGAAGGTGGAGCTGCCGGACGCGGACGCCTACCAGGCGCCCAAGGAGTTCCGCCAGGACCTGCTCGACGCGATGAAGCAGGGCGCTCCGGAGAAGTACAAGGACCAGGTGAAGCGCTACTACGAGGAGCTGGTGAAGTGA
- a CDS encoding MarR family winged helix-turn-helix transcriptional regulator — MKAMGNSNGADAEQPPSLGEALEFMRLVWAVDHGLQSTSKRMESTLGLTGPQRLVVRLVGRFPGISAGRLAGLLHVHPSTLTGVLKRLEKRGLIERRSDPLDARRALFHLTPAGRPLDVQAPGTVEAAVTRVLARMSRARIVGTQEVLTALAEELGGSTAPEPGVEPVAPGGPGSRRSASR; from the coding sequence ATGAAGGCGATGGGCAACTCGAACGGCGCGGACGCGGAGCAGCCCCCCTCCCTCGGGGAGGCGCTCGAGTTCATGCGCCTCGTGTGGGCGGTGGACCACGGGCTGCAGTCCACCTCCAAGCGCATGGAGTCGACGCTGGGGCTCACCGGGCCGCAGCGCCTCGTGGTGCGGCTCGTGGGGCGCTTTCCCGGCATCTCCGCGGGGCGGCTCGCGGGGCTGCTGCACGTGCACCCCAGCACGCTGACCGGCGTGCTCAAGCGGCTGGAGAAGCGCGGGCTCATCGAGCGGCGCAGCGACCCGCTCGACGCGCGCCGTGCCCTCTTCCACCTCACCCCGGCCGGCCGGCCGCTGGACGTGCAGGCGCCCGGCACGGTGGAGGCGGCCGTCACCCGGGTGCTCGCGCGCATGAGCCGCGCGCGCATCGTGGGCACCCAGGAGGTGCTCACCGCGCTCGCCGAGGAGCTGGGCGGCAGCACCGCCCCCGAGCCGGGCGTGGAGCCGGTGGCCCCCGGCGGCCCGGGCTCGCGCCGCTCCGCCTCCCGCTAG
- a CDS encoding histone H1-like repetitive region-containing protein, giving the protein MGRSYSEYPFHEQQPALGMQGSGARLGNDEDTQKLAQQAPSLPPTGESYRQPNAQTVQRYQERRAARLAAEAAGESTGGAGDRDERDAHEDEDDAQELEAAEPRTGSTGGGARSAEARPAAAGRPAADAQGAAKQAPAAKKTAAKKGAAEKAPAMKAAAKKTAAKKAPAKKSAAKKPAAKKTAAKKAPAKKAAAKKTAAKKAPAKKSAAGRGGMLARAGAAAKKAVRGVAKKVAGGRGAKKR; this is encoded by the coding sequence ATGGGTCGCAGCTACAGCGAGTATCCCTTCCACGAGCAGCAGCCCGCCCTGGGGATGCAGGGCTCGGGGGCGCGGCTGGGCAACGACGAGGACACCCAGAAGCTGGCGCAGCAGGCGCCCTCCCTCCCGCCCACCGGCGAGAGCTACCGCCAGCCCAACGCCCAGACCGTGCAGCGCTACCAGGAGCGCCGCGCCGCGCGCCTGGCCGCCGAGGCGGCCGGGGAGAGCACCGGCGGCGCGGGGGACCGCGACGAGCGGGACGCGCACGAGGACGAGGACGACGCGCAGGAGCTCGAGGCCGCGGAGCCGCGCACCGGGAGCACCGGGGGCGGCGCGCGGTCCGCGGAGGCGAGGCCGGCCGCCGCGGGCAGGCCCGCCGCGGACGCGCAGGGCGCAGCGAAGCAGGCCCCGGCGGCGAAGAAGACCGCCGCGAAGAAGGGCGCTGCGGAGAAGGCGCCTGCGATGAAGGCCGCTGCGAAGAAGACCGCCGCAAAGAAGGCGCCTGCGAAGAAGAGCGCGGCGAAGAAGCCTGCGGCGAAGAAGACCGCGGCGAAGAAGGCGCCTGCGAAGAAGGCCGCGGCAAAGAAGACCGCAGCGAAGAAGGCCCCCGCGAAGAAGAGCGCGGCTGGGCGCGGCGGGATGCTCGCGCGCGCCGGAGCCGCGGCGAAGAAGGCCGTGCGCGGCGTGGCGAAGAAGGTCGCGGGCGGACGCGGCGCCAAGAAGCGCTGA
- a CDS encoding ATP-binding protein, with the protein MKIRSKLLYLSAAVLLLVGALAGALLHHAARGRQLRSLANLGAAQLDAYTRLRTAPAGLLAAQGPLAPRLTRLQQQMRETLEALEAASREEARWAEQPLAEEQQDVHAIREACERWLREDVEPLAREAAQAPSDTPLSEAQWGALAAGFARKVEPRLAQAEREEQRTRAERTAINAGVVQLSRLLATLGPLVALAVLLALFAGVVYPLARGLRVLLAGARRVGAGKLDTELSLPGGDELAELAGAFSGMARGLRESLAAEVRAREAERQAVERALQHEGALLEEQVRARTAELEAANRQLCESFRQLKETQAQLLFADRLASVGMLAAGVAHEVNNPLSFVLGNLRFAREALAQGRALEEGERAELLEALGEAHVGADRVRLIVQDLKTFSRPQDARERPVDLREVLRVAVKMAGSELRHRAHVVEAYAEAPRVQGSEARLSQVFLNLLINAAQAISPGHPERHEVRIALHAVEGGACVEVSDTGTGIAQADLARIFDPFFTTKPVGSGTGLGLSVCHGIVSALGGRIEVQSEPGRGTTFRVTLPAASPAAEDAAASPEAALPGLPAAAAAAAAPGSQRLLVVDDEPAVGALVRRILGPHAHVTYAPSGAEALAQLASAAPFDVVLCDVMMPGMTGIELHGQVARQGFGQERAFVFMTGGALTAEVQHFLDRVPNPTLAKPFAPEPLLALLAPRA; encoded by the coding sequence TCCAAGCTGCTGTACCTCTCCGCCGCGGTGCTCCTGCTGGTGGGGGCGCTCGCGGGCGCGCTGCTGCACCACGCGGCGCGGGGCCGGCAGCTGCGCAGCCTCGCCAACCTCGGCGCGGCGCAGCTGGACGCGTACACCCGGCTGCGCACCGCCCCCGCGGGCCTGCTGGCGGCGCAAGGGCCGCTCGCGCCCCGGCTCACCCGGCTGCAGCAGCAGATGCGCGAGACGCTGGAGGCGCTGGAGGCCGCCTCGCGCGAGGAGGCGCGCTGGGCCGAGCAGCCGCTCGCGGAGGAGCAGCAGGACGTGCACGCCATCCGCGAGGCCTGCGAGCGCTGGCTGCGCGAGGACGTGGAGCCGCTCGCGCGCGAGGCCGCGCAAGCGCCCTCCGACACGCCGCTCTCCGAGGCGCAGTGGGGGGCGCTCGCCGCCGGCTTCGCGCGCAAGGTGGAGCCGCGGCTCGCGCAGGCTGAGCGCGAGGAGCAGCGCACGCGCGCGGAGCGCACCGCGATCAACGCGGGCGTGGTGCAGCTCAGCCGCCTGCTCGCCACGCTCGGGCCGCTCGTGGCGCTCGCGGTGCTGCTCGCGCTCTTCGCCGGGGTGGTGTACCCGCTGGCGCGCGGGCTGCGGGTGCTGCTCGCGGGCGCGCGCCGGGTGGGCGCGGGAAAGCTGGACACCGAGCTGAGCCTGCCGGGCGGCGACGAGCTCGCGGAGCTCGCGGGCGCCTTCAGCGGCATGGCGCGCGGGCTGCGCGAGAGCCTCGCCGCCGAGGTGCGGGCGCGCGAGGCGGAGCGCCAGGCGGTGGAGCGGGCGCTGCAGCACGAGGGCGCGCTGCTCGAGGAGCAGGTGCGCGCGCGCACCGCGGAGCTGGAGGCGGCGAACCGCCAGCTGTGCGAGAGCTTCCGCCAGCTGAAGGAGACGCAGGCCCAGCTGCTGTTCGCGGACCGGCTCGCCTCGGTGGGCATGCTGGCCGCCGGCGTCGCGCACGAGGTGAACAACCCCCTGTCCTTCGTGCTGGGCAACCTGCGCTTCGCGCGCGAGGCGCTCGCGCAGGGGCGGGCGCTGGAGGAGGGCGAGCGCGCGGAGCTGCTCGAGGCGCTGGGCGAGGCGCACGTCGGCGCGGACCGGGTGCGGCTCATCGTGCAGGACCTCAAGACCTTCAGCCGCCCCCAGGACGCGCGCGAGCGCCCGGTGGACCTGCGCGAGGTGCTGCGCGTGGCGGTGAAGATGGCCGGCAGCGAGCTGCGCCACCGCGCCCACGTGGTGGAGGCCTACGCGGAGGCGCCCCGCGTGCAGGGCAGCGAGGCGCGCCTCAGCCAGGTGTTCCTCAACCTCCTCATCAACGCGGCGCAGGCCATCAGCCCCGGCCACCCCGAGCGCCACGAGGTGCGCATCGCGCTCCATGCGGTGGAGGGCGGCGCCTGCGTGGAGGTGAGCGACACGGGCACCGGCATCGCGCAGGCGGACCTCGCGCGCATCTTCGACCCCTTCTTCACCACGAAGCCGGTGGGCAGCGGCACGGGCCTCGGCCTCAGCGTGTGCCACGGCATCGTGAGCGCGCTGGGCGGGCGCATCGAGGTGCAGAGCGAGCCGGGCCGGGGCACCACCTTCCGCGTCACCCTGCCCGCGGCCTCGCCCGCCGCGGAAGACGCGGCGGCCTCGCCCGAGGCGGCCCTCCCCGGCCTCCCGGCGGCCGCTGCCGCCGCCGCAGCGCCCGGCTCCCAGCGGCTGCTGGTGGTGGACGACGAGCCGGCGGTCGGGGCGCTCGTGCGCCGCATCCTCGGGCCGCACGCGCACGTCACGTACGCGCCCAGCGGCGCCGAGGCGCTCGCGCAGCTGGCCTCGGCGGCGCCCTTCGACGTGGTGCTCTGCGACGTGATGATGCCCGGGATGACGGGCATCGAGCTGCACGGGCAGGTGGCGCGCCAGGGCTTTGGCCAGGAGCGCGCCTTCGTCTTCATGACGGGCGGCGCCCTCACCGCCGAGGTGCAGCACTTCCTCGACCGGGTGCCCAACCCCACCCTCGCCAAGCCCTTCGCGCCCGAGCCGCTGCTCGCGCTGCTCGCCCCGCGCGCCTAG